A stretch of the Panicum virgatum strain AP13 chromosome 9N, P.virgatum_v5, whole genome shotgun sequence genome encodes the following:
- the LOC120691313 gene encoding cellulose synthase-like protein D1 produces the protein MASKGILKNSGSSRMPAQGAGKPPAAPTSAPTVVFGRRTDSGRFISYSRDDLDSEISSVDFQDYHVHIPMTPDNQPMEDEDGAAAARAEECYVSGSLFTGGFNSVTRAHVMDKQDGAGAGRRGGAKGAGACMVEGCDARAMRDARGDVVLPCECDFRICVDCFTDAVKAGGAACPGCKEPYKNTEWEDLAGGAEVTRALSLPRGPAGANGHKMERRLSLVKQTNVNQSGEFDHNRWLFETKGTYGYGNAIWPQDGVDDDADGGAPAGPGHPKELLTKPWRPLTRKLRVPAAVISPYRLLVLIRLVALAFFLMWRIKHQNQDAIWLWGMSIVCELWFAFSWVLDQLPKLCPINRATDLSVLKEKFEMPTPNNPTGKSDLPGIDIFVSTADPEKEPVLVTANTILSILAADYPVEKLACYVSDDGGALLTFEAMAEAASFANLWVPFCRKHDIEPRNPDSYFNLKRDPFKNKVKPDFVKDRRRIKREYDEFKVRVNGLPDAIRRRSDAYHAREEIQAMKLQREKMKAGGDEPFEPVKIPKATWMADGTHWPGTWLQPSQDHARGDHAGIIQVMLKPPSDMPMYGNINEKSPLDFAGVDTRLPMLVYVSREKRPGYDHNKKAGAMNALVRASAIMSNGPFILNLDCDHYVYNSKALREGMCFMMDRGGDRLCYVQFPQRFEGIDPSDRYANHNTVFFDINMRALDGLQGPVYVGTGCLFRRIALYGFDPPRSKDHSPGFCSCCLPRRRKASASNANPEETMALRMNDFDGDSMNLATFPKKFGNSSFLIDSIPVAEFQGRPLADHPSVKNGRPPGALTIPREMLDASIVAEAISVISCWYEEKTEWGIRVGWIYGSVTEDVVTGYRMHNRGWKSVYCVTQRDAFRGTAPINLTDRLHQVLRWATGSVEIFFSRNNALLASSKMKVLQRIAYLNVGIYPFTSIFLIVYCFLPALSLFSGQFIVQTLNVTFLTYLLIITITLCLLAMLEIKWSGIALEEWWRNEQFWLIGGTSAHLAAVLQGLLKVIAGIEISFTLTSKQVGDDVEDEFAELYIVKWTSLMIPPLTIIMINLVAIAVGFSRTIYSTIPQWSKLLGGVFFSFWVLAHLYPFAKGLMGRRGRTPTIVYVWSGLVSITISLLWIAIKPPSQAPNSQFGGSFSFP, from the exons ATGGCGTCCAAGGGCATCCTCAAGAACAGCGGCTCCAGCCGCATGCCGGCGCAGGGCGCCGGcaagccgcccgccgcgcccacATCGGCGCCGACGGTCGTCTTCGGCCGCCGGACCGACTCCGGGCGCTTCATCAGCTACTCGCGCGACGACCTGGACTCGGAGATCAGCAGCGTCGACTTCCAGGACTACCACGTCCACATCCCCATGACGCCCGACAACCAGCCCATGGAGGAcgaggacggcgccgccgccgccagggccgaGGAGTGCTACGTCTCCGGCTCGCTCTTCACCGGCGGCTTCAACAGCGTCACCCGCGCGCACGTCATGGACAAGcaggacggcgccggcgccggccgccgcggcggcgccaaggGCGCCGGCGCCTGCATGGTCGAGGGCTGCGACGCCAGGGCCATGCGCGACGCCCGCGGCGACGTCGTGCTCCCCTGCGAGTGCGACTTCAGGATCTGCGTCGACTGCTTCACGGACGCCGtcaaggccggcggcgccgcctgccCGGGCTGCAAGGAGCCGTACAAGAACACCGAGTGGGAggacctcgccggcggggcCGAGGTCACGAGGGCGCTCTCGCTGCCCCGCGGGCCCGCCGGCGCCAACGGCCACAAGATGGAGAGGCGCCTGTCGCTGGTCAAGCAGACCAACGTCAACCAGTCCGGCGAGTTCGATCACAACCGCTGGCTCTTCGAGACCAAGGGCACCTATGGCTATGGCAACGCCATCTGGCCCCAGGACGGCGTGGATGACGACGCCGATGGCGGCGCCCCAGCTGGACCTGGGCACCCCAAGGAGCTCTTGACCAAACCATGGCGGCCGCTCACCCGCAAACTGAGGGTTCCAGCTGCCGTCATCAGTCCTTACAG GCTCCTCGTCTTAATCCGATTGGTCGCGCTGGCCTTCTTCCTCATGTGGCGTATCAAGCACCAAAACCAGGACGCCATTTGGCTTTGGGGAATGTCAATTGTCTGTGAGCTCTGGTTTGCGTTCTCATGGGTACTGGACCAGCTCCCAAAGTTGTGCCCTATCAACCGCGCAACAGACCTCTCTGTGCTGAAGGAGAAATTTGAGATGCCCACACCTAACAATCCAACAGGCAAATCCGATCTCCCTGGAATTGACATCTTTGTGTCAACTGCTGATCCAGAGAAGGAGCCAGTCTTGGTCACTGCAAACACAATTCTCTCCATCCTCGCAGCTGACTACCCTGTAGAAAAGCTTGCATGTTACGTGTCAGATGATGGAGGGGCATTGCTCACCTTCGAAGCGATGGCTGAAGCAGCGAGCTTTGCCAATCTCTGGGTGCCATTCTGCAGGAAGCATGACATAGAACCCAGGAACCCTGACAGCTATTTCAACCTGAAGAGAGATCCCTTCAAGAACAAGGTGAAGCCGGACTTTGTCAAGGACAGAAGGCGGATCAAGCGTGAATATGATGAGTTCAAGGTCCGTGTTAATGGCTTGCCAGATGCCATCCGCCGTCGCTCAGATGCGTACCATGCCCGTGAAGAGATCCAGGCAATGAAACTTCAGAGGGAAAAGATGAAGGCTGGAGGTGATGAACCGTTTGAGCCGGTGAAGATTCCCAAGGCAACATGGATGGCTGATGGCACTCACTGGCCTGGTACCTGGCTCCAACCCTCACAGGATCATGCCCGAGGTGATCACGCAGGAATCATACAG GTTATGCTGAAACCACCAAGTGACATGCCCATGTATGGGAACATCAATGAAAAGTCACCTCTTGACTTCGCAGGAGTGGATACACGGCTTCCAATGCTGGTGTATGTCTCAAGAGAGAAGCGCCCAGGATACGATCACAATAAGAAAGCAGGTGCTATGAATGCACTGGTCCGTGCTTCAGCAATCATGTCCAATGGTCCATTCATTCTTAATCTGGACTGTGATCACTATGTCTACAACTCAAAGGCCTTAAGGGAGGGGATGTGCTTCATGATGGACCGTGGTGGTGACCGCCTCTGCTATGTGCAGTTCCCTCAGCGGTTTGAAGGTATTGACCCTTCTGATCGTTATGCCAACCACAATACAGTTTTCTTTGATATCAACATGCGTGCACTTGATGGTCTGCAAGGACCAGTGTATGTTGGTACTGGATGCCTCTTCCGTCGAATTGCTCTTTATGGCTTTGATCCACCTCGTTCCAAGGATCACAGCCCAGGATTCTGCAGTTGCTGTCTCCCACGCCGCCGTAAGGCATCAGCTTCCAATGCTAACCCTGAGGAAACAATGGCTCTTCGCATGAATGATTTTGATGGTGATAGCATGAACCTCGCAACATTCCCCAAGAAGTTTGGAAATTCAAGCTTTCTGATTGACTCCATTCCAGTAGCGGAATTCCAGGGAAGACCCTTGGCTGACCATCCATCTGTCAAGAATGGGCGTCCACCTGGTGCTCTAACAATCCCTCGTGAAATGCTAGATGCATCCATCGTAGCAGAAGCAATCAGTGTGATCTCATGTTGGTACGAGGAGAAGACAGAATGGGGTATAAGGGTGGGGTGGATCTATGGGTCTGTCACTGAGGATGTTGTGACAGGGTACCGCATGCATAATCGTGGATGGAAGTCGGTTTACTGTGTCACACAGCGTGATGCCTTCCGTGGCACTGCTCCTATCAACCTTACTGACCGCCTTCATCAGGTGCTTCGATGGGCCACTGGTTCTGTTGAAATCTTCTTCTCCCGTAACAATGCATTGTTAGCCAGCTCCAAGATGAAG GTTCTTCAAAGGATTGCTTACCTCAATGTTGGTATATATCCCTTCACATCCATCTTCCTCATTgtttactgcttccttccagcACTTTCCCTCTTCTCAGGGCAGTTCATTGTGCAAACACTCAATGTCACCTTCCTGACATACCTACTTATCATCACTATcactctttgcctcctggccaTGTTGGAAATCAAGTGGTCTGGCATTGCACTTGAGGAGTGGTGGCGAAACGAACAATTCTGGCTCATTGGTGGAACTAGTGCACACCTGGCTGCTGTGCTGCAAGGTCTCCTAAAAGTGATTGCAGGGATTGAAATCTCATTTACACTCACTTCAAAGCAAGTGGGTGATGATGTAGAGGATGAATTTGCAGAACTCTACATAGTAAAATGGACATCATTAATGATACCACCCCTCACCATCATCATGATCAACCTTGTTGCCATTGCTGTTGGCTTCAGCCGAACAATTTACAGCACAATcccacaatggagcaagcttcttggtggagtgTTTTTCAGCTTCTGGGTGCTTGCTCATTTATATCCATTTGCAAAGGGGCTCATGGGCAGGAGAGGAAGGACACCCACTATTGTGTATGTCTGGTCTGGACTTGTTTCCATCACCATCTCATTGCTCTGGATTGCGATCAAGCCTCCATCACAAGCTCCCAACTCGCAGTTTGGCGGGTCGTTTTCTTTCCCCTGA